The following coding sequences lie in one Microvirga sp. 17 mud 1-3 genomic window:
- a CDS encoding ABC transporter permease: MNPADLVTLFDSGLRLSVPLLAACLAGLWSEKSGVVDIGLEGKMLVAAFAAAAASYASGSAWIGLMAGIGASVVFALIHGFAAISQRGNQIVSGVAINMLAAGLTAIVGNAWYGQGGRTPPLEGDQRFDELLFGHSALVYIALLAVPVTWFVLGRTRFGLRLRAVGENPAAVDTAGISVAGLRYTAVAIAGVLCGVAGTYLSVGQSAGFLPNMTAGKGFIALAALIFAKWRAWPALGACFLFGLLDAISIRLQGIALPGIGEVPVQAIQALPYLMTVILLAGVIGTAIPPRASGIPYVKER; this comes from the coding sequence ATGAATCCTGCCGATCTCGTCACCCTGTTCGATTCCGGTCTCAGGCTCTCCGTCCCGCTTCTCGCCGCGTGCCTTGCAGGCCTGTGGTCGGAGAAATCGGGCGTCGTGGATATCGGGCTCGAGGGCAAGATGCTTGTCGCCGCCTTTGCGGCCGCGGCGGCCTCCTATGCGTCCGGTTCCGCCTGGATCGGGCTGATGGCCGGGATCGGCGCATCGGTGGTGTTCGCGCTCATCCACGGATTTGCGGCCATCAGCCAGCGCGGCAACCAGATCGTCTCGGGCGTCGCCATCAACATGCTGGCCGCGGGCCTCACGGCCATCGTCGGCAATGCCTGGTACGGGCAGGGTGGGCGTACACCTCCCCTCGAAGGCGACCAGCGCTTCGACGAGCTGCTCTTCGGCCATTCCGCCCTTGTCTATATCGCGCTCCTGGCCGTGCCGGTGACCTGGTTCGTGCTGGGCCGCACCCGCTTCGGCCTGCGCCTGCGCGCCGTTGGCGAGAACCCGGCGGCCGTGGACACGGCCGGGATCTCCGTCGCGGGTCTGCGCTACACCGCCGTCGCCATCGCGGGCGTGCTGTGCGGGGTGGCGGGCACCTACCTCTCGGTCGGCCAGTCGGCCGGCTTCCTGCCGAACATGACCGCCGGCAAGGGCTTCATCGCGCTTGCGGCCCTCATCTTCGCCAAGTGGCGCGCCTGGCCCGCACTCGGAGCCTGTTTCCTGTTCGGGCTTCTCGACGCCATCTCGATCCGCCTGCAAGGCATTGCGCTGCCGGGGATCGGTGAGGTACCGGTACAGGCCATCCAGGCGCTGCCCTATCTGATGACCGTGATCCTCCTGGCGGGCGTCATCGGGACGGCCATCCCGCCGCGCGCTTCGGGTATCCCTTATGTCAAGGAGCGCTGA
- a CDS encoding ABC transporter permease, whose product MSAPIDLPRWADTILVPAVSVVAAFLVAGLVVVGIGENPLTATRLLLQGSLATGEGLGFTLFYMTDFIFVGLAVAVAYHAGLFNIGGEGQATLAGLGVALVLNNLTFLPGFILIPLGILGAAAFGAAWAAVPGYLQAKRGSHIVITTIMFNWLASVLIVYLLVNVLRAPQNMNPETPAFPPQASIPFMHEVFAVFGIEIPPSQLNLTLLLALAASYAVWLLIYRSRLGYAIRVVGSSPSAAVYAGISPARIIIIAMVLSGALAGGLAVNELMGYQHRLLLEFTAGYGFVGIAVALMGRAHPAGIILSSLLFGILYQGGAELAFEQPAITRDMVVVIGGIIILFAGALEGLFRRLVARMMPRPALARA is encoded by the coding sequence GTGAGCGCTCCCATCGACCTGCCCAGATGGGCCGACACGATCCTGGTGCCCGCCGTCTCGGTGGTCGCCGCCTTCCTGGTGGCCGGCCTCGTGGTGGTCGGCATCGGCGAGAACCCGCTGACGGCGACGCGCCTGCTGCTCCAGGGCAGCCTGGCAACCGGGGAGGGGCTCGGCTTCACCCTGTTCTACATGACCGACTTCATCTTCGTCGGCCTCGCGGTCGCGGTCGCTTACCATGCGGGCCTGTTCAACATCGGCGGGGAGGGGCAGGCGACGCTCGCGGGCCTTGGGGTCGCGCTTGTCCTCAACAATCTCACGTTCCTGCCGGGCTTCATCCTGATCCCTCTTGGCATCCTTGGAGCCGCGGCCTTCGGGGCGGCCTGGGCGGCCGTTCCGGGCTATCTGCAGGCCAAGCGCGGCAGCCACATCGTCATCACGACGATCATGTTCAACTGGCTCGCCAGCGTGCTGATCGTCTACCTTCTGGTGAATGTCCTGCGCGCGCCGCAGAACATGAACCCCGAGACTCCGGCCTTCCCGCCGCAGGCCTCCATTCCGTTCATGCACGAGGTCTTCGCGGTTTTCGGCATCGAGATTCCGCCCTCGCAGCTCAACCTCACGCTGCTCCTGGCGCTCGCCGCATCCTACGCCGTCTGGCTCCTTATCTACCGCTCCCGCCTCGGCTATGCGATCCGCGTGGTCGGATCGAGCCCCTCGGCTGCGGTCTATGCGGGCATTTCGCCGGCACGGATCATCATCATCGCGATGGTGCTTTCCGGCGCGCTCGCCGGCGGCCTCGCGGTCAATGAGCTCATGGGCTACCAGCACCGCCTGCTCCTCGAATTCACGGCCGGCTACGGCTTCGTCGGCATCGCGGTTGCGCTCATGGGGCGCGCCCACCCGGCCGGCATCATCCTGTCGTCGCTCCTGTTCGGCATTCTCTACCAGGGCGGCGCCGAGCTCGCCTTCGAGCAGCCGGCGATCACCCGCGACATGGTGGTAGTGATCGGGGGCATCATCATTCTCTTCGCGGGCGCCCTCGAAGGCCTGTTCCGGCGTCTCGTGGCGCGCATGATGCCGCGCCCGGCACTGGCGAGGGCCTGA
- a CDS encoding VOC family protein: MQPRLSLVTLGVSDMVRARAFYEAWGWKASSSSQPEVTFFQANGLALGLFGRADLAKDAEVEDRPTGFAAVTLAYNARSKAEADAVYARAVEAGARPVKPLQDVFWGGYSGYFADPDGHLWEVAWNPSFPLDEQGHLYLPDSLT; encoded by the coding sequence ATGCAACCCCGCCTGAGCCTTGTGACCCTCGGCGTCTCCGACATGGTCCGCGCCCGCGCCTTCTACGAGGCCTGGGGCTGGAAGGCCTCCTCGTCGAGCCAGCCCGAGGTGACGTTCTTCCAGGCCAATGGCCTCGCGCTCGGCCTGTTCGGCCGCGCCGACCTTGCGAAGGATGCAGAGGTCGAGGACCGGCCCACGGGCTTTGCGGCCGTCACGCTCGCCTACAACGCCCGCTCCAAGGCCGAGGCCGACGCCGTCTATGCCCGCGCGGTCGAGGCGGGCGCCAGGCCGGTCAAGCCCCTGCAGGACGTGTTCTGGGGCGGCTATTCGGGCTATTTCGCCGATCCGGACGGCCACCTCTGGGAGGTGGCCTGGAACCCGTCCTTCCCGCTCGACGAGCAGGGCCATCTTTATCTGCCGGACAGTCTCACGTGA
- a CDS encoding ABC transporter ATP-binding protein, with the protein MNPAIQLLAINKSFGAVHANKDVSLDVARGTIHGIVGENGAGKSTLMSILYGFYEADSGEIRVGGNLVSIRSPADAIRAGIGMVHQHFMLVEPLSVVENVMLGAEGGALLRRGEAKVRAELARLSRDYGLQIDVDATVGDLSVGLQQRVEILKALYRGADILILDEPTAVLTPAEADALFDLLRALKAQGKTVILITHKLREIMAATDRVSVMRRGEMVATLETASTSPPELAELMVGRRVLLRVEKAERAPGAPLLEVKDLSVVDSRGVLRVANASFTIRAGEIVGIAGVSGNGQSELLEALAGMRQPVLGSVRLDGQDITFADHNPHRMRQLGLLHVPEDRLRMGLVPAFPAFESAILGFSDEPRLGHGPILDHDRMVADLSEKMAQYDVRPPAPRLKTSKFSGGNQQKIVLAREIERGPRVLLVGQPTRGVDIGAIEFIHRRLIALRDAGVGILLVSVELDEIMNLSDRILTMCGGQITGERKASETSEQDLGLLMAGVTDEAA; encoded by the coding sequence ATGAATCCTGCCATCCAGCTTCTCGCCATCAACAAGAGCTTCGGGGCCGTTCACGCCAACAAGGACGTGAGCCTCGATGTGGCGCGCGGCACGATCCACGGCATCGTCGGGGAGAACGGCGCGGGCAAATCGACGCTCATGTCGATCCTCTACGGCTTCTACGAGGCCGATTCCGGCGAAATCCGCGTCGGCGGAAATCTCGTCTCCATCCGCTCTCCGGCCGATGCGATCCGTGCCGGCATCGGCATGGTCCATCAGCACTTCATGCTGGTGGAGCCTCTCTCGGTGGTCGAGAACGTGATGCTGGGCGCCGAGGGCGGCGCTCTGCTGCGCCGGGGCGAGGCAAAGGTCCGGGCCGAGCTGGCGCGGCTGTCCCGGGATTACGGGCTGCAGATCGACGTGGACGCGACGGTCGGAGACCTGTCGGTCGGGCTGCAGCAGCGCGTGGAAATCCTCAAGGCGCTCTATCGCGGCGCCGACATCCTCATCCTCGACGAGCCGACCGCCGTGCTCACGCCTGCCGAGGCGGACGCACTCTTCGATCTGCTCCGGGCCCTGAAGGCCCAGGGCAAGACCGTCATCCTCATCACCCACAAGCTGCGGGAGATCATGGCCGCGACGGACCGCGTCTCGGTCATGCGCCGGGGCGAGATGGTTGCAACCCTCGAGACCGCGTCCACGTCGCCGCCCGAACTGGCGGAGCTCATGGTCGGCCGCCGGGTGCTTCTGCGCGTCGAGAAGGCGGAGCGCGCGCCTGGCGCGCCACTGCTCGAAGTGAAGGACCTGTCGGTGGTCGATTCCCGCGGCGTGCTGCGCGTCGCGAATGCATCCTTCACCATCCGGGCGGGCGAGATCGTCGGCATCGCGGGGGTGTCCGGAAACGGGCAGAGCGAGCTCCTGGAGGCTTTGGCCGGGATGCGCCAGCCGGTGCTCGGGAGCGTCCGCCTCGACGGACAGGACATTACCTTCGCGGACCACAACCCCCATCGCATGCGCCAGCTCGGGCTCCTGCACGTGCCGGAGGACCGCCTGCGCATGGGGCTCGTGCCCGCATTCCCGGCCTTCGAGAGCGCCATCCTGGGCTTCAGCGACGAGCCCCGGCTCGGACACGGGCCCATTCTCGATCACGACCGCATGGTGGCGGATCTCTCGGAGAAGATGGCGCAGTACGACGTGCGCCCGCCGGCGCCGCGGCTGAAGACCTCGAAGTTTTCCGGCGGCAACCAGCAGAAGATCGTGCTGGCGCGGGAGATCGAGCGCGGGCCCAGGGTGCTGCTCGTGGGCCAGCCCACCCGCGGCGTCGATATCGGCGCTATCGAGTTCATCCACCGCCGCCTGATTGCCCTGCGCGACGCGGGCGTCGGCATTCTACTCGTCTCCGTCGAGCTCGACGAGATCATGAACCTGTCCGACCGCATCCTCACCATGTGCGGCGGGCAGATCACCGGCGAGCGCAAGGCGTCGGAGACGAGCGAGCAGGATCTCGGCCTCCTGATGGCCGGCGTGACCGACGAGGCCGCATGA
- a CDS encoding BMP family protein has translation MTATKFGLALAGLALSASVAFAQDAFKPAVVYDLGGKFDKSFNEGVHMGAEKYKKDTGTEYRDFEPQNDAQREQALRRFARDGYSPIVAVGFSQESALKKVADEFPKTKFAIIDAVVEKPNVESIVFKEHEGSFLVGLLAAKASKTGKVGFVGGMDIPLIRKFACGYVQGVKYANKDAEVFQNMTGTTGAAWADPVKGGELAKSQIDRGADVVYHAAGGTGIGVLRATADAGKLGIGVDSNQNGLHPGKVLTSMVKRVDVATYNVFDQAKKGTFKAGLNVLGLKEDGVAWALDDNNKSLITPDMKAAADKAAADIKSGAIQVHDYMSDSKCPVQ, from the coding sequence ATGACAGCAACCAAGTTCGGCCTCGCTCTTGCGGGCCTCGCTCTCTCCGCCTCGGTGGCCTTCGCACAGGATGCGTTCAAGCCGGCCGTCGTCTACGACCTGGGCGGAAAGTTCGACAAATCCTTCAACGAGGGCGTCCATATGGGCGCCGAGAAGTACAAGAAGGACACCGGGACCGAGTACCGCGATTTCGAGCCCCAGAACGACGCCCAGCGCGAGCAGGCCCTGCGCCGCTTCGCCCGGGACGGCTATTCCCCCATCGTGGCCGTCGGCTTCAGCCAGGAATCGGCCCTCAAGAAGGTGGCGGACGAGTTCCCGAAGACCAAGTTCGCGATCATCGACGCGGTGGTCGAGAAGCCGAACGTGGAATCCATCGTGTTTAAGGAGCATGAGGGCTCCTTCCTGGTAGGCCTCCTGGCCGCCAAGGCGTCCAAGACCGGCAAGGTCGGCTTCGTGGGCGGCATGGACATCCCGCTCATCCGTAAGTTCGCCTGCGGCTACGTCCAGGGTGTGAAATACGCCAACAAGGACGCGGAAGTGTTCCAGAACATGACCGGCACCACGGGCGCCGCCTGGGCCGACCCGGTGAAGGGAGGCGAGCTCGCCAAGAGCCAGATCGACCGTGGCGCGGACGTGGTCTACCACGCGGCTGGCGGCACCGGCATCGGCGTGCTGCGCGCCACTGCGGATGCGGGCAAGCTCGGCATCGGTGTCGATTCCAATCAGAACGGCCTGCATCCGGGCAAGGTGCTGACCTCGATGGTCAAGCGCGTGGACGTCGCCACCTACAACGTGTTCGACCAGGCCAAGAAGGGCACCTTCAAGGCGGGCCTCAACGTGCTCGGCCTCAAGGAGGACGGCGTGGCCTGGGCGCTCGACGACAACAACAAGTCGCTCATCACGCCCGACATGAAGGCCGCCGCCGACAAGGCCGCCGCTGACATCAAGTCCGGTGCCATCCAGGTGCACGACTACATGTCGGACTCCAAGTGCCCGGTCCAATGA
- a CDS encoding molybdopterin-synthase adenylyltransferase MoeB translates to MPLSPDEIDRYARHLVLRDVGGPGQLKLKASRVLVIGAGGLGAPLIQYLAAAGIGRIGIVDDDRVSLSNLQRQVIHGTPDLEDLKAESAARAVHRLNPHVAVDIHAGRLTAENARSLVAAYDIVADGSDNFETRYAVSDACFAEKKPLVTAALGQFDGSLTTIRAHETDASGRPNPTYRCLFPSPPPPGAIPTCAEAGILGALAGVMGSLMAMEVLREIVGFGESLVGRLLMVDARSMRFETLQYGWDEGNPLNGSTAAASSRSERSGEPGLQEQP, encoded by the coding sequence ATGCCGCTGAGCCCGGACGAGATCGACCGTTATGCCCGCCATCTGGTCCTGCGGGACGTGGGTGGCCCGGGACAGCTCAAGCTCAAGGCCTCCCGGGTGCTGGTGATCGGCGCCGGAGGGCTGGGCGCGCCGCTGATCCAGTATCTCGCGGCCGCAGGAATCGGTCGGATCGGGATCGTGGACGATGACCGGGTGTCCCTGTCGAACCTCCAGCGGCAGGTCATCCACGGAACGCCCGACCTGGAGGATCTCAAGGCCGAGAGCGCCGCCCGGGCTGTCCACCGCCTGAACCCGCATGTGGCCGTCGATATTCATGCCGGCAGGCTCACGGCCGAGAATGCCAGGAGCCTCGTCGCGGCCTACGACATCGTGGCCGACGGGTCGGACAATTTCGAGACCCGCTATGCGGTCTCGGATGCCTGTTTCGCCGAAAAGAAGCCCCTCGTGACCGCCGCCCTGGGGCAGTTCGACGGGTCGCTCACGACCATCAGGGCGCACGAGACGGACGCCTCCGGCCGCCCGAACCCGACCTATCGCTGCCTGTTCCCCTCCCCGCCCCCGCCCGGAGCCATCCCGACCTGTGCGGAGGCCGGCATCCTCGGGGCGCTTGCAGGCGTGATGGGAAGCCTCATGGCCATGGAGGTCCTGCGCGAGATCGTCGGCTTTGGCGAAAGCCTCGTCGGCCGCCTCCTCATGGTCGACGCCCGCTCCATGCGCTTCGAGACGCTGCAATACGGGTGGGATGAGGGAAATCCGTTGAATGGCTCAACAGCCGCGGCGTCATCCCGGTCGGAGCGCAGCGGAGAGCCGGGCTTGCAGGAACAACCCTAA